In Streptomyces ambofaciens ATCC 23877, a single genomic region encodes these proteins:
- the carA gene encoding glutamine-hydrolyzing carbamoyl-phosphate synthase small subunit has protein sequence MTTSTRGVTRTPAVLVLEDGRIFRGRAYGAVGATFGEAVFSTGMTGYQETLTDPSYHRQVVVMTAPHVGNTGVNDEDMESKKIWVSGYVVRDPARVPSSWRSTRTLDEELAAQGVVGISGIDTRALTRHLRERGAMRVGIFSGEALQDDAALLARVQEAPEMTGADLSAEVATTEAYVVPAIGEKKFTVAAIDLGIKGMTPHRMAERGIEVHVLPATATVEDVYAVNPDGVFFSNGPGDPATADHPVSVMRGVLERGTPLFGICFGNQILGRALGFGTFKLKYGHRGINQPVQDRTTGKVEVTAHNHGFAVDAPLDKVSDTPYGRAEVSHVCLNDNVVEGLRLLDKPAFSVQYHPEAAAGPHDAAYLFDRFTSLMSTASMEGQRA, from the coding sequence ATGACGACCTCCACCAGGGGAGTGACCAGGACTCCCGCCGTACTCGTCCTGGAGGACGGCCGGATCTTCCGCGGCCGTGCCTACGGGGCCGTGGGGGCCACGTTCGGCGAAGCCGTGTTCTCCACCGGTATGACCGGCTACCAGGAGACCCTCACCGACCCGTCGTACCACCGCCAGGTCGTCGTGATGACCGCGCCGCACGTGGGCAACACCGGCGTCAACGACGAGGACATGGAGTCCAAGAAGATCTGGGTCTCCGGCTACGTCGTGCGCGACCCCGCGCGCGTGCCCTCCAGCTGGCGCTCGACGCGCACGCTGGACGAGGAGCTGGCCGCCCAGGGCGTCGTCGGCATCTCCGGCATCGACACCCGCGCCCTCACCCGCCACCTGCGCGAGCGCGGCGCCATGCGCGTCGGCATCTTCAGCGGCGAGGCGCTCCAGGACGACGCCGCGCTGCTGGCCCGCGTCCAGGAAGCCCCCGAGATGACCGGCGCCGACCTCTCCGCCGAGGTCGCCACCACCGAGGCGTACGTCGTCCCGGCGATCGGCGAGAAGAAGTTCACCGTCGCCGCGATCGACCTCGGCATCAAGGGCATGACCCCGCACCGCATGGCCGAGCGCGGCATCGAGGTGCACGTCCTGCCCGCCACGGCCACCGTCGAGGACGTCTACGCCGTCAACCCCGACGGCGTGTTCTTCTCCAACGGCCCCGGCGACCCCGCCACCGCCGACCACCCGGTCTCCGTGATGCGGGGCGTCCTGGAGCGCGGTACCCCGCTGTTCGGCATCTGCTTCGGCAACCAGATCCTGGGCCGTGCCCTCGGCTTCGGCACCTTCAAGCTGAAGTACGGCCACCGCGGCATCAACCAGCCGGTGCAGGACCGTACGACCGGCAAGGTCGAGGTCACCGCGCACAACCACGGCTTCGCCGTCGACGCCCCGCTCGACAAGGTCTCCGACACCCCCTACGGGCGCGCCGAGGTCTCCCACGTCTGCCTCAACGACAACGTGGTGGAGGGCCTGCGGCTGCTCGACAAGCCGGCCTTCAGCGTCCAGTACCACCCCGAGGCGGCGGCCGGCCCGCACGACGCCGCCTACCTGTTCGACCGCTTCACGTCTTTGATGAGCACCGCTTCGATGGAGGGCCAGCGTGCCTAA